The Candidatus Alcyoniella australis genome includes a region encoding these proteins:
- the lepA gene encoding translation elongation factor 4 yields MDISRLRNFSIIAHVDHGKSTLADRLLEATGLIKLKPGKKQYLDRMELEQERGITIKAQSVRLPYTAADGRDYVLNLIDTPGHVDFSYEVSSSLAACEGALLVVDAVRGVEAQTLANAYLAVDLGLEIIPVINKIDLPSARVEDVQLEIHELLGLEVDDALCVSAKHGTGISELLEAIVHRLPPPQGDPDAPLEALLFDSWFDSYTGTVCLVRVKNGSLREGQGIRLMAVDREYEVDKLHVISPEPIRVEALLPGEVGMVSAGIKQVQNAKVGDTITDAQRPAAKPLPGFRELKPMVFSGLYPSEHKGYTRLRDAVEKLKLNDASFSFEPEASTALGFGFRCGFLGLLHMEIVQERLEREFGLELVTTAPTVRYRVVLADGGELFIENPTKLPEPLQIDHLEEPMIRASIHVPDEYLGNVMKLCDERRGLQLKMDYLSVNRVLLEYEMPLCEIVYDFYDKLKSISRGYASLDYEPSGYSEAPLRKLDVLVNGQAVDALSLIVHMNSAYARGKDLVQKLARIIPRQLYEVVLQASVGSRVIARESVRALRKNVTAKCYGGDITRKRKLLEKQKAGKRRMKMMGNVEIPQEAFMAVLKVEN; encoded by the coding sequence ATGGACATCTCGCGGCTCCGTAATTTTTCGATCATCGCCCATGTGGACCACGGCAAGTCCACGTTGGCCGACCGGCTGCTCGAGGCCACCGGGCTGATCAAGCTCAAGCCGGGCAAGAAGCAATACCTCGATCGGATGGAGCTCGAGCAGGAACGCGGGATTACGATCAAGGCCCAGTCCGTGCGCCTGCCCTATACCGCGGCCGACGGCCGCGACTACGTGCTCAACCTGATCGACACCCCGGGTCACGTCGACTTCTCCTACGAGGTCAGCAGCAGCCTGGCCGCCTGCGAGGGCGCGCTGCTGGTGGTCGACGCGGTGCGCGGAGTCGAGGCCCAGACCCTGGCCAACGCCTACCTGGCGGTCGATCTGGGCCTGGAGATCATCCCGGTGATCAACAAGATCGACCTGCCCTCGGCGCGGGTCGAGGACGTACAGCTCGAGATCCACGAGCTGCTCGGTCTCGAGGTCGACGATGCGCTGTGCGTCTCGGCCAAGCACGGCACGGGCATCAGCGAGCTGCTCGAGGCGATCGTGCACCGTCTGCCGCCGCCCCAAGGCGATCCCGATGCGCCGCTGGAGGCGCTGCTGTTCGACTCGTGGTTCGACAGCTACACCGGCACCGTCTGCCTGGTGCGCGTTAAAAACGGCTCCCTGCGCGAAGGCCAGGGCATCCGGCTGATGGCCGTGGACCGCGAGTACGAGGTGGATAAGCTGCACGTGATCTCGCCCGAGCCGATCAGGGTCGAGGCGCTGCTGCCCGGCGAGGTCGGGATGGTCAGCGCCGGGATCAAGCAGGTGCAAAACGCCAAGGTCGGCGACACGATCACCGACGCCCAGCGCCCGGCCGCCAAGCCGCTGCCCGGGTTCCGTGAGCTCAAACCGATGGTCTTCTCCGGGCTCTATCCCTCCGAACACAAGGGCTACACCCGGCTGCGCGACGCGGTGGAGAAACTTAAACTCAACGACGCCAGCTTCAGCTTCGAGCCCGAGGCCAGCACCGCGCTGGGTTTCGGCTTTCGCTGCGGATTCCTCGGACTGCTGCACATGGAGATCGTCCAGGAGCGGCTCGAGCGCGAGTTCGGTCTCGAGCTGGTGACCACCGCGCCGACCGTGCGCTACCGGGTCGTGCTGGCCGACGGCGGCGAGCTGTTCATCGAGAACCCGACCAAGCTGCCCGAGCCGCTGCAGATCGACCACCTCGAGGAGCCGATGATTCGCGCCTCGATCCACGTGCCCGATGAATATTTGGGCAACGTGATGAAACTTTGCGACGAGCGCCGCGGTCTACAACTAAAAATGGACTACCTGTCGGTCAACCGTGTACTGCTCGAGTACGAGATGCCGTTGTGCGAGATCGTCTACGACTTCTATGACAAGTTAAAGAGCATCTCACGCGGTTACGCCAGCCTGGACTACGAACCCTCGGGCTACAGCGAGGCGCCGTTGCGCAAGCTCGACGTGCTGGTCAACGGCCAGGCCGTGGACGCGCTGAGCCTGATCGTCCACATGAACAGCGCCTACGCCCGCGGCAAGGACCTGGTGCAGAAGCTGGCGCGGATTATCCCGCGCCAACTGTACGAGGTGGTGCTGCAGGCCTCGGTCGGCTCGCGGGTGATCGCCCGCGAGAGCGTCAGGGCCTTGCGCAAAAATGTCACCGCCAAGTGCTACGGCGGCGACATCACGCGCAAACGCAAGCTGCTGGAGAAGCAGAAAGCGGGGAAGCGACGGATGAAGATGATGGGCAACGTCGAGATCCCGCAGGAGGCGTTCATGGCCGTGCTCAAGGTCGAGAATTGA
- the galE gene encoding UDP-glucose 4-epimerase GalE produces MSSTILVAGGAGYIGSVTAQLLIDAGHRVLVVDDLSRGHRAAVPQGAELTCARVGDVQAISELLRSNRVDSVFHFCAHSLVGESMRDPALYYENNLIQGKLLLDAMIAADVKHMIFSSTCAIFGLPQSVPILEDDPMRPANPYGETKYAFERMLHWYHEVYGLNYTALRYFNACGATATHGEHHDPETHLIPLVLFTAMGKREQIEIYGTDYETRDGTCVRDYIHVLDLAAAHLTAFEQCRDRVAYYNLGNGAGFTVREVIDAARRVTGRPIQVHEGPRRAGDPPVLVGGTEKINRELGWSPEHTELDQIIESAWRWHSAHPDGYPG; encoded by the coding sequence GTGAGCTCAACGATTCTCGTCGCCGGCGGAGCCGGCTATATCGGCAGCGTCACCGCGCAACTGTTGATCGACGCCGGCCACCGCGTGCTGGTGGTCGACGATCTGTCGCGCGGCCATCGCGCCGCAGTGCCCCAAGGCGCGGAACTGACCTGCGCCCGGGTCGGCGACGTGCAGGCGATCAGCGAATTGTTGCGCAGCAACCGCGTGGACTCGGTGTTTCACTTCTGCGCCCACAGCCTGGTCGGCGAGTCGATGCGCGACCCCGCGCTGTACTACGAGAACAACCTGATTCAGGGCAAGCTGCTGCTCGACGCGATGATCGCCGCAGACGTGAAGCACATGATCTTCAGCTCGACCTGCGCGATCTTCGGCCTGCCGCAAAGCGTCCCGATTCTCGAGGACGACCCGATGCGTCCGGCCAATCCCTACGGCGAGACCAAGTACGCTTTCGAGCGCATGCTGCACTGGTACCACGAGGTCTACGGCCTGAACTACACGGCCCTGCGCTACTTCAACGCCTGCGGCGCCACCGCGACCCACGGCGAGCACCACGACCCGGAGACGCATCTGATTCCGCTGGTATTGTTCACGGCCATGGGCAAGCGCGAGCAGATCGAGATCTACGGCACTGACTACGAGACCCGCGACGGCACCTGCGTACGCGATTACATCCACGTGCTCGATCTGGCCGCGGCGCACCTTACGGCCTTTGAACAATGCCGCGATCGCGTGGCGTACTACAACTTGGGCAACGGCGCGGGCTTCACGGTGCGTGAGGTGATCGACGCTGCGCGTCGCGTCACCGGCCGACCGATCCAGGTGCACGAGGGACCGCGCCGCGCGGGCGATCCGCCGGTATTGGTCGGCGGCACCGAGAAGATCAACCGCGAGCTGGGCTGGTCGCCGGAGCACACCGAGCTTGATCAGATCATCGAGTCAGCCTGGCGCTGGCACTCCGCCCATCCCGACGGCTACCCGGGTTAG
- a CDS encoding SDR family oxidoreductase, producing the protein MPRILITGGAGFIGSHLCDFYVAQGWEVICMDSLLTGSVSNIAHITSENFKFVKHDVTNYVYVEGRLDYILHFASPASPIDYLELPIQTLKVGALGTHKILGLAKEKKARMLLASTSEVYGDPQIHPQQEDYWGNVNPIGPRGVYDEAKRFAEALVMAYNRAHGVETRICRIFNTFGPRMRVKDGRVVPTFIAQALDGEPLTVFGNGCQTRSFCYVSDLVQGINRLLLSNHELPVNLGNPNEMSILDFAKRIIEITGAKSEIVYRDLPEDDPKVRQPDISLAKRVLGWEPEVSLEQGLNKTIAYFQGLK; encoded by the coding sequence ATGCCACGGATACTGATCACCGGCGGCGCGGGATTTATCGGCTCCCACCTCTGCGATTTCTACGTGGCGCAGGGCTGGGAAGTGATCTGCATGGACAGCCTGCTTACCGGCTCGGTGTCCAACATTGCGCACATCACCTCCGAGAACTTTAAGTTCGTCAAGCACGACGTGACCAACTACGTTTACGTCGAGGGGCGGCTGGACTACATCCTGCACTTCGCCAGCCCCGCCAGCCCCATCGACTACCTCGAGCTGCCGATCCAGACGCTCAAGGTCGGCGCCCTGGGTACGCACAAAATTCTGGGGTTGGCCAAGGAAAAGAAGGCGCGGATGCTGCTGGCCTCGACCAGCGAGGTCTACGGCGACCCGCAGATCCATCCGCAGCAAGAGGACTATTGGGGCAACGTCAATCCGATCGGTCCGCGCGGGGTCTACGACGAGGCCAAGCGCTTTGCCGAGGCGCTGGTGATGGCCTACAACCGCGCCCACGGCGTGGAAACGCGCATCTGCCGGATCTTCAACACTTTCGGCCCGCGGATGCGCGTCAAGGACGGCCGCGTGGTGCCGACCTTCATCGCCCAGGCCCTGGACGGCGAGCCGCTGACCGTGTTCGGCAACGGCTGCCAGACCCGCAGCTTCTGCTACGTCAGCGACCTGGTGCAGGGCATCAACCGCCTGCTGCTCTCCAACCACGAGCTGCCGGTCAACCTGGGCAACCCCAACGAGATGAGCATCCTCGATTTCGCCAAGCGGATCATCGAGATCACCGGCGCCAAAAGCGAAATCGTCTACCGCGACCTGCCCGAGGACGACCCCAAGGTGCGCCAGCCCGACATCTCGCTGGCCAAGCGAGTACTGGGCTGGGAGCCGGAGGTCAGCCTCGAGCAGGGGCTGAACAAGACCATCGCTTACTTCCAGGGGCTTAAGTGA